One region of Rubripirellula tenax genomic DNA includes:
- a CDS encoding ABC transporter ATP-binding protein encodes MYQLSSVTQTYERRGQIVTALDNADLTIPDNDFIAIVGPSGSGKTTLLSVLGGMLAPSTGNVMLDGESLYDLSVEERTALRGRKIGFVFQSFNLISWLTARENVQIPLMLSGKTAKQQEDRAMEMLDRVGLSDRTDHRPSEMSQGQQQRVALARTLANDPQIILADEPTGNLDSETRQQVMNYLNEFHQDGRTIVMVTHDADTAAFAHRTIRLVAGVTNEIAMARAA; translated from the coding sequence ATGTATCAACTCAGTTCCGTTACCCAGACCTACGAACGTCGAGGCCAGATCGTCACGGCGCTCGACAACGCCGACCTCACGATTCCCGACAACGACTTCATTGCGATCGTTGGCCCCAGCGGCAGTGGCAAAACCACGCTGCTGTCCGTCCTCGGTGGAATGCTCGCACCGTCAACCGGCAACGTAATGCTCGATGGCGAATCGTTATATGACTTATCCGTGGAAGAACGCACGGCGCTGCGGGGCCGCAAGATTGGCTTCGTCTTCCAGTCGTTCAACTTGATCTCCTGGCTGACCGCTCGCGAAAACGTGCAAATCCCACTGATGTTGTCTGGCAAAACGGCCAAGCAACAAGAAGATCGTGCGATGGAGATGCTCGACCGCGTCGGCTTGTCCGATCGAACCGATCACCGTCCGTCGGAAATGAGCCAAGGACAGCAACAACGAGTCGCGTTGGCGAGGACGCTCGCCAACGATCCGCAAATCATCCTGGCCGATGAACCGACCGGAAACCTCGATTCAGAAACCCGCCAGCAGGTGATGAATTACCTGAATGAATTTCACCAAGACGGGCGAACGATCGTCATGGTCACCCACGACGCCGACACCGCCGCGTTTGCGCACCGCACCATTCGCTTAGTCGCCGGAGTCACGAATGAAATCGCAATGGCGCGGGCAGCGTAA
- a CDS encoding serine/threonine-protein kinase: protein MNDDEFEKLLRETEFLPPIEMSSHVATVIAQQADRLNDSQRVDLLYLEYLSKQSSGVSEEIGDLCTRYPESADKLLRQIEVDTELSRLDGETDPLGSFENHVTAIEHIGAYTVIEKIGEGSQAEVFRVIHPMLRCELAMKVGKCKTAATDRILEEGRLLVTVNDPGIARVIDAGVWHDRPFIVSELIRGTTLKQRVDDRTLTQTQLVEALIRLACTVQTLHEAGIVHCDIKPANVLVDANGLPKLVDFGLAINRGVDVWDENATGRQDHSGGTLAYMAPELLTSDNNRDERRYRKPVSDVFSLGALLYFGLVGNHPYASRSSLNVVDLVATGQWDRDVLRNADTPSQVIRICEAALATDPGKRTASASDFADELQCWLEQRTSRPLYYKTILAISIAVFSFVGLVLWRSNSSQMNFPLPLAVSPSKWITESKRLGLLDVKVWSEQYAFELVHRVPIATGEGLQVNASLRGGRQGELWIVSSEGKPERLAGFAAEDQPRWVHYPAKLDQAVPLTGPAGTEVIVWLELPASKELSTGIYNEQTAEILRPSTQWPSIGDALVFRIVDGVLTIEQNDRSLGSPQDIDAPLATVQKHLRNATHELNSRGIGVEIIAFTHAE, encoded by the coding sequence ATGAATGACGATGAATTTGAAAAGCTGCTTCGCGAAACCGAGTTTTTGCCACCTATCGAAATGTCGTCGCATGTTGCAACTGTGATCGCTCAGCAAGCGGATCGGCTCAATGACAGCCAGAGGGTAGATTTACTTTACTTGGAATATCTGTCTAAACAATCCAGCGGTGTCAGCGAGGAAATTGGTGATCTTTGTACTCGCTATCCTGAATCCGCCGATAAATTGCTGCGACAGATTGAGGTGGACACCGAGTTGTCGCGACTCGACGGCGAGACGGACCCACTAGGTTCGTTTGAAAATCACGTCACGGCGATCGAGCACATCGGCGCATACACGGTGATTGAAAAGATCGGCGAAGGATCGCAAGCCGAGGTTTTTCGCGTTATCCATCCCATGCTTCGCTGCGAACTGGCAATGAAGGTCGGCAAGTGCAAGACCGCAGCCACCGACCGGATTCTCGAAGAGGGACGTTTGCTGGTCACGGTCAACGATCCCGGAATAGCGCGTGTGATCGACGCGGGTGTATGGCACGATCGGCCTTTCATCGTATCGGAATTGATTCGTGGCACGACACTAAAGCAACGTGTGGATGACCGTACTTTAACGCAGACCCAGCTTGTTGAAGCGTTAATACGACTAGCATGCACAGTCCAAACTTTGCATGAGGCCGGAATCGTTCACTGCGATATTAAGCCCGCGAACGTGCTGGTCGATGCAAACGGACTTCCTAAATTGGTTGATTTTGGGCTAGCGATCAATCGCGGCGTAGACGTTTGGGACGAGAATGCCACCGGGCGACAAGATCATTCCGGCGGTACGCTCGCTTACATGGCCCCAGAATTGCTCACTTCCGATAACAATCGTGATGAAAGACGTTATCGGAAACCCGTATCGGATGTATTCTCGCTCGGTGCGTTGCTCTACTTCGGCTTGGTTGGAAATCATCCTTACGCTTCGCGCTCGTCGCTCAATGTGGTTGATCTAGTCGCCACCGGGCAATGGGATCGCGATGTCCTTCGGAATGCGGACACACCCAGTCAAGTGATCCGAATTTGCGAAGCGGCATTGGCCACTGATCCTGGAAAACGTACTGCGTCGGCTAGCGACTTTGCGGACGAGCTACAGTGTTGGCTTGAACAACGAACCAGCCGACCTCTTTATTACAAAACGATTTTGGCAATCTCGATTGCGGTATTTAGCTTTGTTGGTTTGGTCCTTTGGCGATCAAACTCAAGTCAAATGAATTTTCCTTTACCGCTGGCTGTCTCGCCATCAAAATGGATTACTGAATCGAAACGCCTAGGACTGCTGGATGTCAAAGTATGGTCCGAGCAATATGCCTTTGAACTCGTTCATCGCGTGCCGATAGCCACAGGAGAAGGCTTGCAAGTCAACGCTTCGCTTCGCGGCGGACGGCAGGGTGAGTTATGGATTGTCTCAAGCGAAGGGAAGCCTGAACGTTTGGCCGGTTTTGCCGCTGAGGATCAACCGCGTTGGGTTCACTACCCCGCCAAGCTTGACCAAGCAGTTCCGCTCACTGGCCCTGCGGGCACGGAGGTAATCGTTTGGCTTGAACTGCCCGCCTCGAAAGAACTGAGTACGGGCATCTACAACGAGCAAACCGCCGAAATCCTGCGTCCCAGCACTCAATGGCCGTCCATCGGTGATGCATTGGTATTCCGGATCGTCGATGGCGTGCTGACAATCGAACAGAACGACCGCTCTCTCGGATCACCGCAGGATATCGACGCTCCCTTGGCGACTGTCCAAAAGCATCTTAGGAACGCGACGCACGAACTCAACAGTCGAGGGATTGGCGTCGAGATTATTGCTTTCACACACGCCGAATAA
- a CDS encoding ABC transporter permease: MKLRHLIWKELWQRPTPMLTSLLAVTLGVTALVAIQNITVFSERKIAGDMESLGANVLVLPPSVTLQDYYGADMHGHTMPEEYVTRLALARLPGVENLAPKLCVEAEVDTIPVTLTGILPRSEFQAKAAWQGLGMLGNAVGSDRGCCATAADTGEGDNDPNSLATTRTIAELGDRDVILGRDLASQLGAKTGDTLPLLGEDFTVLTVLPSTGTIDDGRMFAHLHSVQDLSGAGPVVNVIEIMACCEDAAGGLITNLSAELPETRIVTIAQVVQTQIAVNGLMSRLSWVFLSILLLVGGASIASVMYANVTERRKEIGTLMAIGASRNFVTQMFLGKAAILGLAGGAAGFIVGTIVAAVLGPQLLGIHVRPMPILLGVGMATATIVAVLASLLPARRAAGLDPCLVFNDA; this comes from the coding sequence ATGAAACTTCGACACTTAATATGGAAAGAACTTTGGCAGCGACCAACACCGATGTTGACCAGCCTGTTGGCCGTCACGCTTGGCGTCACAGCGCTTGTTGCGATTCAGAACATTACCGTGTTCTCAGAACGCAAGATCGCTGGTGACATGGAGTCGCTCGGTGCAAATGTCTTGGTGTTGCCGCCGAGCGTAACTCTGCAAGACTATTATGGTGCCGACATGCACGGGCACACGATGCCCGAGGAATACGTCACCCGACTCGCGCTCGCTCGATTGCCAGGCGTTGAAAATCTGGCTCCCAAGTTGTGCGTCGAAGCGGAAGTCGACACGATTCCCGTCACGCTGACCGGTATCCTGCCACGCAGTGAATTTCAAGCCAAGGCCGCTTGGCAGGGTCTCGGAATGTTGGGCAATGCCGTCGGCAGCGATCGCGGTTGTTGTGCCACCGCCGCTGACACCGGCGAAGGCGATAACGATCCGAACTCGCTGGCCACCACACGCACCATCGCCGAATTAGGCGATCGCGATGTGATCCTCGGACGCGATCTCGCCAGCCAACTTGGTGCGAAAACTGGCGATACGTTGCCGCTACTCGGTGAAGATTTTACTGTCCTCACGGTGCTGCCTTCGACCGGAACGATCGACGACGGACGCATGTTCGCTCACTTGCACAGCGTCCAAGACTTGTCGGGTGCGGGGCCAGTGGTGAACGTCATCGAAATCATGGCGTGCTGTGAAGACGCCGCTGGCGGTTTAATCACGAACCTGTCCGCCGAACTTCCCGAAACGCGAATCGTCACGATCGCACAAGTTGTTCAAACACAAATTGCCGTCAACGGATTGATGTCGCGTTTGTCTTGGGTCTTTCTGTCGATCCTGCTGTTGGTCGGTGGAGCGAGCATCGCCAGCGTGATGTATGCCAACGTGACCGAACGACGCAAAGAAATCGGAACGCTGATGGCAATCGGTGCCAGTCGCAACTTTGTAACACAAATGTTCCTTGGCAAAGCCGCGATCTTGGGACTCGCCGGTGGTGCAGCGGGCTTTATCGTCGGCACCATCGTCGCGGCAGTACTGGGACCGCAGTTGCTGGGCATTCATGTACGCCCGATGCCGATACTGCTGGGCGTGGGAATGGCCACGGCAACGATCGTCGCGGTCCTCGCCAGCCTACTGCCCGCCCGCCGAGCCGCTGGTCTCGATCCGTGCCTTGTTTTCAACGACGCCTGA
- a CDS encoding BON domain-containing protein yields the protein MNSHNSRHPPANPEPLNVRVERIIKRFGFDGVHVSSDQPWHVTLTGTVDEVNDRALVVAIARTTPGVTVVRSDIAFSKQN from the coding sequence GTGAACTCACACAACTCCAGGCATCCTCCTGCGAATCCCGAACCGCTCAACGTTAGAGTCGAACGCATCATCAAGCGATTCGGCTTTGATGGAGTGCATGTTTCCAGCGATCAGCCCTGGCACGTAACTCTCACTGGTACTGTCGATGAAGTCAACGATCGTGCGTTAGTTGTCGCGATCGCTCGAACCACTCCGGGCGTCACCGTGGTCCGCAGTGATATCGCCTTTTCTAAACAGAACTAA
- a CDS encoding efflux RND transporter periplasmic adaptor subunit, whose product MKIRMPKVPMKWVWLFATLAVVIVGGLTWKHWFPATNAWVNQTAASFRSGGGETHDSETAAEPDPHAGHDHAAHAGHDEATSLELSKQAIRNIGLSDETIRPIKLETFRRSITVPAVVVERPGRSRVQVATPMTGVVTHVHAVQGEAVEPGSLLFQIRLTHEDLVNAQTDFLRTLGELDVEQREVARLQQVTSSGAIAGKVLLERQYARDKLNANLSAMRESLRLHGLSDNQVEQIQRERRLLRELQVFAPNVDSHGEDELRLTQRVIQAGYVKDEQPKHTGPLILQDLAVHKGQSINAGETLCILTDYDELFIEGLAFEQDIKQLRKASQNGWAVDAILEEPGSESRVIEGLKMAYLANQVDAKTRTLNFYVRLPNEVAKDHRADGNRYVEWRYVPGQRMQLRVPVQEMPEQIVVPVEAVASEGAETFVFQQNGSHFDRVPVHVKYRDQYSAVIDNDGSLFPGDVIAMRGAHQMQMALKNKSGGGVDPHAGHNH is encoded by the coding sequence ATGAAAATTCGTATGCCCAAAGTCCCCATGAAGTGGGTTTGGCTATTCGCCACGCTGGCCGTTGTGATCGTCGGTGGTCTGACTTGGAAGCATTGGTTCCCAGCCACCAATGCCTGGGTCAATCAAACCGCTGCTTCGTTCCGCAGTGGCGGCGGCGAAACACACGACAGCGAAACGGCTGCTGAACCAGATCCTCATGCTGGACACGATCACGCAGCGCATGCGGGTCACGACGAGGCGACTTCGTTGGAACTGTCAAAGCAGGCGATCCGCAACATCGGATTGTCCGACGAAACGATCCGCCCGATCAAGTTGGAAACCTTCCGTCGATCCATCACGGTTCCCGCCGTCGTCGTCGAACGGCCTGGTCGTTCACGAGTCCAAGTTGCCACGCCGATGACCGGCGTCGTCACGCATGTTCACGCGGTGCAAGGCGAAGCGGTCGAGCCAGGAAGTCTGCTATTTCAGATCCGCTTGACACACGAAGACCTTGTCAACGCACAAACCGATTTCCTTCGCACGCTCGGGGAACTCGATGTTGAACAACGCGAAGTCGCTCGCTTGCAACAGGTCACCAGTAGTGGTGCGATCGCCGGCAAGGTTTTGCTGGAACGACAGTACGCTCGCGACAAGCTGAACGCCAACTTGAGTGCCATGCGTGAATCGCTGCGGCTGCACGGATTGTCGGACAACCAAGTGGAACAAATCCAGCGTGAGCGACGGTTGCTTCGTGAGTTACAAGTCTTCGCACCGAACGTCGATAGCCACGGCGAAGATGAATTGAGATTGACCCAGCGAGTCATTCAAGCGGGTTATGTCAAAGACGAGCAACCCAAACACACTGGCCCATTGATCCTGCAAGACTTGGCTGTTCACAAAGGCCAGTCCATCAACGCGGGCGAAACACTTTGCATCTTAACCGACTACGACGAACTGTTCATCGAAGGGCTCGCATTCGAGCAAGACATTAAGCAGCTTCGGAAAGCGTCCCAGAATGGCTGGGCAGTTGACGCGATCTTGGAAGAACCAGGCTCCGAATCCCGTGTGATCGAGGGCTTGAAAATGGCGTATCTCGCCAATCAAGTTGATGCCAAGACGCGAACGCTGAATTTCTATGTTCGCCTTCCTAACGAAGTCGCCAAGGATCATCGCGCCGACGGCAATCGCTACGTCGAATGGCGTTACGTCCCCGGTCAACGGATGCAGTTGCGAGTACCAGTACAAGAAATGCCGGAACAAATCGTGGTGCCTGTCGAGGCAGTGGCAAGCGAAGGAGCGGAAACTTTCGTGTTCCAGCAGAACGGCAGTCACTTCGACCGCGTGCCGGTTCATGTGAAGTATCGCGATCAGTATTCCGCCGTGATCGACAACGACGGTTCGCTGTTCCCTGGTGACGTCATTGCCATGCGTGGCGCTCATCAAATGCAAATGGCTCTCAAAAACAAGTCTGGCGGTGGAGTTGATCCACACGCAGGCCACAACCACTAA
- a CDS encoding methyltransferase family protein, whose product MALVEEFERTGSWLFRWRSYLPFVFLPLIVTAVLRYPVIESHPNLHFVWSIVSLGVSLVGLAVRCHAVGHAADGTSGRNTKTQVAETLNTSGFYSVVRHPLYLGNFLIALGIVLHSAAPWLVAVFLMAFTLYYERIMFTEEAFLREKFGGVFTDWSNRTPAFLPRLRQWKSAELPLDIPKVIRAESAAVAVIALTFPALELALHEAQQGNVAIEKSWYILLGSGILLYIIARVMKRQLRRWLKYERILYEAAK is encoded by the coding sequence ATGGCACTCGTTGAAGAATTTGAACGCACGGGATCCTGGCTGTTCCGCTGGCGCAGTTATCTGCCCTTCGTGTTCTTACCGTTGATCGTGACCGCCGTGCTTCGATATCCCGTGATTGAATCGCATCCCAATTTGCATTTCGTCTGGAGCATCGTCAGTCTAGGTGTTTCGCTAGTCGGACTAGCGGTTCGGTGTCACGCGGTTGGGCATGCCGCTGACGGAACGTCGGGGCGCAACACGAAAACGCAAGTTGCCGAAACACTCAACACCTCTGGCTTCTACTCCGTCGTCCGGCATCCACTGTACCTCGGCAACTTCTTGATTGCCCTGGGCATCGTGTTGCACTCCGCTGCCCCCTGGTTGGTCGCGGTCTTCCTGATGGCATTCACGTTGTACTACGAACGCATCATGTTCACCGAGGAAGCGTTCTTGCGAGAAAAGTTCGGCGGTGTGTTCACAGATTGGTCTAATCGCACCCCCGCATTCTTGCCAAGACTAAGACAATGGAAGTCGGCGGAACTCCCTTTGGACATTCCCAAAGTCATTCGAGCCGAATCCGCTGCTGTCGCGGTCATCGCTTTGACTTTCCCGGCACTAGAATTAGCGCTGCACGAAGCTCAGCAAGGCAACGTCGCCATCGAGAAATCGTGGTACATCCTGCTCGGCAGCGGCATTCTTCTCTACATCATCGCCCGGGTTATGAAACGGCAACTTCGACGATGGCTCAAATACGAGCGAATCTTGTACGAGGCCGCAAAGTGA
- a CDS encoding efflux RND transporter permease subunit yields MLNSIIRFALKQRMLVIAVALFLVGFGTWQAMQAPIDVFPDLNRPRVVIMTEAPGLAPEEVETLITFPIETAVNGANGVQAVRSSSGVGISVVYVEFDWNTDIYNDRQIVAERLQLVQERMPKGVKPTLAPISSIMGQILMLGMWSDDGATEPLELRTLGDWVVRQRLLTIPGVSQVFTMGGGRKQFQVLVDPDAMLRFGIALHEVKQAVQNSNDNATGGYLDEQGPNELLVRGLGRVQSIEDLQKVVVTMKEGRPISLGQIARVVEGAQVKRGDSSAWVRDEDRNYSGGPAVILTINKQPGADTRRVTDDVMAAIDELRPSLPGDLRIEPLYTQKSFIDRAIENVAEALRDGGILVVIILFLFLMNVRTTFITLTAIPLSLVMTAIVFSIFDLSINTMTLGGLAVAIGELVDDAIVDVENIYRRLKENRASDNPKHPLLVVFRASIEIRNSIVFGTMIVILVFLPLFALSGMEGRLFAPLGVAYIVSILSSLLVSLTVTPVLSYWLLGSQKLKGHEKDGFVLRGIKWVGDKVIRFSLTVPRFNLAVTAVLVVLSGMFLMSLERDFLPPFNEGAVQLNVVLPPGTSLATSNDISSRVETRLREIEDIEGFIRRTGRAELDEHAEGVNMSEFILELDPKSPRSREEQLEEIREAMADIPGIVTAVEQPIAHLISHMISGVKAQIGIKIYGDDLDLLRRKAGEMEAVMKTVSGTKDVLVEPQVIIPQLRIELDRDKLLLYGLSAVEVNEFIQTALNGQVVSEILIGQRTFDLMLRLDEDYRENLQTLKRLTIDLADGGKVPLESVANIYQSGGPNTINREDVRRRIVLQCNVSERGVVDVVEDIQKKFQPIVQSLPPGYFVQYSGQFESQQSASRVIGILFAVSLVGVFLVLYTMFRSVNLSLQVMMALPMAFIGSVIALVVTGQTLTVAAMVGFISLAGIASRNGILLINHYLHLVQHEGEDWTKEMIVRAGLERLAPVLMTALTSGIGLVPLVMAAGEPGKEILYPVATVILGGLISSTLLDFFVHPALFWLIGLKSAERVVNESKTDIPLFEESEDEESHLPLNHSRSRTTETSQPLSEPAT; encoded by the coding sequence ATGCTTAATTCAATCATTCGTTTTGCGTTGAAGCAACGCATGCTTGTCATCGCCGTTGCCCTGTTCCTGGTGGGATTCGGGACTTGGCAGGCGATGCAGGCTCCGATCGACGTCTTCCCCGACCTGAACCGGCCTCGCGTAGTCATCATGACCGAGGCACCGGGGTTGGCACCGGAGGAAGTCGAGACACTGATTACGTTTCCGATTGAAACGGCGGTCAATGGCGCGAATGGCGTTCAAGCCGTCCGCAGTTCGTCGGGCGTTGGTATCTCGGTCGTCTATGTCGAGTTCGATTGGAACACGGACATTTACAACGACCGTCAAATCGTTGCCGAGCGGTTGCAACTCGTTCAAGAACGGATGCCGAAAGGCGTAAAGCCAACGCTCGCACCGATCTCTTCCATCATGGGTCAAATCCTGATGTTGGGAATGTGGAGCGACGACGGTGCAACCGAACCGCTTGAACTGCGAACGCTCGGTGATTGGGTCGTGCGGCAGCGATTGCTGACAATCCCTGGCGTTTCGCAAGTCTTCACGATGGGCGGCGGACGCAAGCAGTTTCAAGTGTTGGTCGACCCCGATGCGATGTTGCGATTCGGAATTGCGTTACACGAGGTTAAGCAAGCCGTTCAGAACAGCAATGACAACGCCACGGGCGGCTACTTGGATGAACAAGGCCCGAACGAATTGCTAGTTCGTGGTCTGGGCCGTGTTCAGAGCATTGAAGACCTGCAAAAGGTCGTCGTCACGATGAAGGAAGGCCGCCCCATTTCGCTGGGCCAGATCGCTCGCGTCGTCGAAGGTGCGCAAGTCAAACGCGGCGACAGTTCAGCCTGGGTACGCGATGAGGACAGAAATTACAGCGGTGGCCCTGCGGTCATTCTTACGATCAACAAGCAACCGGGAGCCGACACGCGGCGAGTGACCGACGATGTGATGGCGGCAATTGATGAGTTGCGGCCTTCTTTGCCGGGTGACCTACGCATCGAACCGCTCTACACACAAAAGTCATTCATCGACCGTGCCATTGAAAACGTTGCCGAGGCACTTCGTGACGGCGGCATCTTAGTCGTCATTATTTTGTTCCTGTTCCTGATGAACGTCCGCACGACATTCATCACGCTGACCGCGATTCCGTTGTCGCTGGTAATGACCGCGATCGTGTTTTCAATCTTCGATTTGTCGATCAACACGATGACGCTGGGTGGTTTGGCCGTTGCGATCGGTGAACTGGTCGACGACGCGATCGTCGATGTGGAAAACATCTATCGCCGATTGAAGGAAAATCGGGCCAGCGATAACCCCAAGCATCCCTTGCTGGTCGTATTCCGTGCCAGTATCGAGATTCGCAATTCAATCGTATTCGGCACGATGATCGTGATCCTCGTATTTCTACCGCTGTTCGCGCTCTCGGGCATGGAAGGACGTTTGTTTGCTCCGCTGGGTGTCGCCTACATCGTTTCGATACTTTCGTCGTTACTTGTGTCGCTGACCGTCACACCCGTGCTGTCCTATTGGTTGCTCGGTAGCCAAAAGCTTAAGGGGCACGAGAAAGACGGATTCGTCCTGCGAGGCATCAAATGGGTTGGCGACAAAGTCATCCGCTTCAGCCTGACGGTTCCGCGATTCAATCTAGCCGTCACAGCGGTACTAGTCGTTTTGTCCGGAATGTTCCTGATGAGTCTCGAACGCGACTTCCTGCCGCCATTTAATGAAGGTGCGGTTCAACTAAACGTCGTGTTGCCGCCGGGCACTTCACTGGCTACTTCCAACGACATTTCTAGCCGCGTCGAAACTCGATTGCGAGAGATTGAAGACATCGAAGGATTCATTCGACGTACCGGCCGCGCCGAGTTAGACGAACACGCCGAGGGCGTGAATATGAGCGAGTTCATCCTGGAACTCGATCCCAAATCGCCGCGATCCCGCGAAGAACAGCTCGAAGAAATTCGCGAGGCGATGGCCGACATTCCCGGCATCGTCACTGCGGTCGAGCAACCAATCGCTCACTTGATCTCGCACATGATCTCCGGTGTGAAGGCTCAAATTGGAATCAAAATCTATGGCGACGATCTCGATCTGTTGCGTCGCAAAGCGGGCGAGATGGAAGCGGTAATGAAGACGGTGTCCGGAACGAAGGATGTGCTGGTCGAACCCCAAGTCATCATTCCGCAATTACGGATCGAACTCGACCGCGACAAGCTATTGCTTTACGGACTCAGTGCCGTCGAAGTCAACGAGTTCATCCAAACGGCCCTCAACGGACAAGTCGTTTCCGAAATCTTGATCGGCCAACGCACGTTCGATTTGATGCTGCGTCTCGATGAAGATTACCGCGAGAACCTGCAAACTCTAAAGCGGCTGACGATTGACCTCGCCGACGGTGGGAAAGTGCCGTTGGAATCGGTCGCGAACATCTACCAATCAGGCGGCCCAAACACAATTAACCGCGAAGATGTTCGTCGCCGAATTGTGTTGCAGTGCAACGTCTCCGAGCGAGGCGTGGTTGACGTGGTGGAAGACATTCAAAAGAAATTCCAACCCATTGTCCAGTCGTTGCCGCCGGGATACTTCGTTCAGTACAGCGGACAATTTGAAAGCCAGCAATCGGCATCGCGAGTCATCGGCATCCTGTTCGCCGTCTCGCTAGTGGGCGTGTTCCTGGTTCTGTACACGATGTTCCGCAGCGTCAACCTCTCGCTGCAAGTGATGATGGCCCTGCCAATGGCGTTCATCGGTTCGGTGATCGCGTTGGTCGTCACTGGCCAAACGCTGACCGTTGCCGCAATGGTCGGCTTCATCTCGCTTGCCGGAATCGCATCGCGAAACGGAATCTTGCTGATCAACCACTATTTGCACTTGGTCCAGCACGAAGGCGAAGACTGGACAAAAGAAATGATCGTTCGGGCGGGTCTGGAACGACTCGCTCCCGTGCTGATGACGGCTCTGACCTCCGGCATCGGCTTGGTCCCATTGGTCATGGCGGCTGGCGAACCAGGTAAGGAAATCCTCTATCCAGTCGCGACCGTGATTCTCGGCGGACTGATTAGTTCGACGCTACTCGACTTCTTCGTTCACCCGGCGTTGTTCTGGCTGATCGGACTGAAATCGGCTGAACGAGTTGTCAACGAATCGAAGACCGACATTCCTTTGTTTGAAGAGTCCGAAGACGAGGAATCTCACCTACCACTCAACCACTCTCGGTCAAGGACGACAGAGACTTCCCAACCCCTTTCCGAACCCGCAACCTAA